Sequence from the Christiangramia fulva genome:
TCATCGGTTCCTATAAAATCGGCATAGGAATTGAATTCCTCACTCCAGAATTGAGAATTGATCTTTTTCCTGAGAGTTTCCGCCAGTTGAGAATATTCAGTTTTCAAAGAATCCTGCTCAAGTTCTGCAGCAATTTTCGCGGCATCGGCAAAAGCGCGCTGCGTATAGGCTGCCACATCGATCATCTCGCTGTCAAGGCCGTGAATTTCCATCATTCCGAAGCCATCGGGAAAGAGATTGCCATTTTTATCATTTTCTTGCAGGAGCCATTCCAGGCCTTTTTTGATGGTGGGGAAATATTTCTGAAGGAAGTGTTTGTCACCATTCCATTTATAAATTTCCCAGATCAGCGAGGCGAATTGCGGGGTTTCATTGATATTCCCTTTATTGAATACTGCTCCGTTAGTGGACATTTCGTGAATGATTCGGCCATTGCCATTTACGGCCATAGAAACGCTGTCCAGCAGCCTGATTGTTTTATTTACGGCTTCTTCCTGACCCACGGCCATGTAGCCTTTCAGCGCATATTCGCTATCTACCCCAAACCACCATGGATAATCGGGTATTCCCGCGGTAATTCCCGTACCGATTTCCGGAACTTCCTGGACCAGCCATTCTGAATTGTATTTGAGCCACTCAAATAACTGCTGGATTTTTTTATCGGGTATTGTCAGTTTTGAACGTGCGGCTAATCCCTGATATTTCTCCTTTTTAGATAGAATTTCCTGTATTAAATTTTTCCGGATATCACGGTAATTTTCACTTGCTTCTGCCACCGATTTGTAGGATCCTGAGCCAAAAAAATTAATTTTTTCAGACTGATTCGCAGGAATTTCGATCTCAAAATCAAGCAAAAATCCGGTTCCTTTTCCCCCGTAAGCCGAAGAAATTTCTTTGTAAGCTCGAGGTTTCTGATCACTGCCCATCGTGGCAAACCAGGGATTTAGGCTATCTCGAAAAACTACATAGTTCGTTTTGGTATTAAAATTTGCCTTGTCCGGGCCGTCGTTCATATTCGTTCGTTCGCCGAGCCAGGTAGGACGCAGGTCTGAAAATCCTTTTAAATTGAAATGAAGTTTTTTTGCCTTTTTCGAGTAATTGTGAATGATATACTGAAATACAAAGCCCTGGTTTTCATCGGGTATGAACTGCCATCTTTCTACCTCAATTTCTTTTTCGGGAAATTTATAGTTCTGCTTACTGGCTATTGGATAATTTGTAAAAGAGTCGGCTTTATCCAGCCTGATTGTATCTTTTTCCGAAATTATTTCAGCTGCAAAACCATCAAATAATTTAATAGGATGATTCCAAACGCCTCCCATTTCACCTTTTATATGCCAGCCGATCTCGGGAAACGATCCATCCTGGAAACCTACCATATAAGTTCTTCTGCCGGCGGTTACGAACGGGGATTTCAGATACTCCTGCTTTCCTTCAATAGAAGATACATCTTTCAGGAGCTCTTCAAATGAAGGGGAATTCTGGGCGTTACAAATTGTAATGCAGAATAATAAAAAGTAGCTGAGGATATTTTTCATAGGAAAAGCTTCAGAAAAAAATAAAATATATAAATATTACACCTCAAAAATTTTCAAATCCATTTTGTAGGTGATTAAAAAAAAGTAAAGAACGTCAGGCTAAAGAATTGATCGCCTTAAAATTACTAAATATTTAAGTGACTATTTTTATTGTTTAAAAGCCTTGTAAATTTTTAAAATCTTTCCGGAAATGTCTTGAATCACTTGAATTTGTTAAGGAATTAGCTTCTTAAACATCAATATTATTATATTTATAAAAAATCTGAATACACTTATGAAAAAAACTTTACTCTGCCTTTTAGGGCTGCTTTTGATTTCTTCAATAAATGCCCAGGAGGATCAAAAATGGGAACCTAAAGAAATTATTAATACCCAATATGTAGGGAATCCGCTATTTTCTCACGACTCGAAAATGGTGATCTGGTCTAAAAAGGAATCTCTTGAAAAAGAAGACAAATTTGTAAATCACCTTTATCTTACGTATCTCGATAAAGATAAAAAAGATAAATTCAGAACCGTTCAGCTAACCCGCGGAAAGGAAAGCGAAGGAAATGCTCTTTTCGGAAAAAACAATGAAAATATTTATTTCACATCTTCAAGAGATGAAGGCAAAAAGCTTTGGAAGCTGAGCCTTTACGGAGGTGAACCTGAAGAGGTCCATGAATTTGAGAATGACATCAGTGACTTTAAATGGAAAGATGAGCATACCCTTTTCTTTGTTTCTTCGGAAGGAAAAAGTCTTTATGATATTAAAAATGAAAAGGACAATACGCAGATAATCGAAGATACACTGCACTGGAACCCTAAAAGGATCTACTCTTATGACCTTGATTCTGAGGAAATAAAAAGGATCACCAATAATGATTACAGGGTTTCGGATTATGAAGTTTCGCGTGATGGCAAATATCTTATTTATCGTCTCACCCTGAGTCCTGATTTTGGCGTGGACGGCAATCCTAAGCCTACCTATTTTCTGAAAAATCTTTCTACAGGCGAAGAAACTCAAATTCTGAAAGGGCTTCAGTCGCCGGGGAATTTCAAATTCACAGCCAATTCTAACGGATTTTTCTTCCTGGCTACTAAATCTTCTAATCCGGAATGGGAGGGAGCCGGAATTTCAGAATTGTACTATTATGATCTTTCCTCTAATAATTACAAAAAAGTTGATCTTCACTGGGAGAATGGCCTGGAATATAATTATATGATCTCGGGGGACGATGTGATCGCACAATTGGCTAATGGCGCTTTAAAAAAGGTCGCGGCTTATATAAAAGATGGTGATAGCTGGAAAATGCGTGAATTCGACCTT
This genomic interval carries:
- a CDS encoding glycogen debranching protein → MKNILSYFLLFCITICNAQNSPSFEELLKDVSSIEGKQEYLKSPFVTAGRRTYMVGFQDGSFPEIGWHIKGEMGGVWNHPIKLFDGFAAEIISEKDTIRLDKADSFTNYPIASKQNYKFPEKEIEVERWQFIPDENQGFVFQYIIHNYSKKAKKLHFNLKGFSDLRPTWLGERTNMNDGPDKANFNTKTNYVVFRDSLNPWFATMGSDQKPRAYKEISSAYGGKGTGFLLDFEIEIPANQSEKINFFGSGSYKSVAEASENYRDIRKNLIQEILSKKEKYQGLAARSKLTIPDKKIQQLFEWLKYNSEWLVQEVPEIGTGITAGIPDYPWWFGVDSEYALKGYMAVGQEEAVNKTIRLLDSVSMAVNGNGRIIHEMSTNGAVFNKGNINETPQFASLIWEIYKWNGDKHFLQKYFPTIKKGLEWLLQENDKNGNLFPDGFGMMEIHGLDSEMIDVAAYTQRAFADAAKIAAELEQDSLKTEYSQLAETLRKKINSQFWSEEFNSYADFIGTDEQALKLIDDAIVRADTLNKPWSVKELRQIKKYIQENPSSEPRPFVLHHNWVVNTPMEMKIADSAKAIKALKTAEIYTNPFGVFVTGIDRDESSENGDGSFKGSKSFSYTGAVMTLPTGVQAVAENNYGHPDKALEYLKKMSRSFSYAFPGSMYEVSPDYGMITQAWTIYSFAIPIIQQFFGIQPMASEKTISIRPQMPLEWENASLENVKVAGNSVSVIYSKENGQLSLKIVQTQPDWKLKIILPKGYYEVKGNLISEEKNKNMTFQMSGKEIEIKEKL